One window of the Thermasporomyces composti genome contains the following:
- the prcA gene encoding proteasome subunit alpha has protein sequence MTMPFYVSPEQQMKDRADFARKNIARGRGVVVLQYDNGIVLVAENRSRALHKISEIYDRIAFAAVGRYNEFENLRVAGLRSADMRGYAYDRRDVTARGIANFYAQVLGTIFSSVGEKPYEVELFVAEVGETAEDDQIYRLTYDGSVADEHGYAVMGGSADQINAYLEQRYQPGLPLTDALQLAVAALGQDGDGPRTLDASQLEVAILDRTRTQKRKFRRLVGQTLERLLATGSSAEGGSTNGGTASSSGSSRPDTGP, from the coding sequence ATGACGATGCCCTTCTACGTCTCGCCCGAGCAGCAGATGAAGGACCGGGCGGACTTCGCCCGGAAGAACATCGCCCGCGGCCGAGGTGTCGTCGTCCTGCAGTACGACAACGGCATTGTGCTGGTCGCGGAGAACCGCTCGCGCGCGCTGCACAAGATCAGCGAGATCTACGACCGGATCGCTTTCGCCGCGGTCGGGCGCTACAACGAGTTCGAGAACCTGCGCGTGGCTGGGCTGCGCAGCGCCGACATGCGTGGCTACGCCTACGACCGGCGCGACGTCACCGCCCGCGGTATCGCGAACTTCTATGCCCAGGTCCTGGGCACGATCTTCTCCTCGGTGGGGGAGAAGCCGTACGAGGTCGAGCTCTTCGTCGCCGAGGTCGGTGAGACCGCGGAGGACGACCAGATCTACCGCCTGACCTACGACGGCTCCGTGGCCGATGAGCACGGGTACGCGGTCATGGGCGGATCGGCGGACCAGATCAACGCCTACCTCGAGCAGCGCTACCAGCCGGGCCTACCGCTGACGGACGCGCTCCAGCTCGCCGTCGCCGCCCTCGGCCAGGACGGCGACGGTCCTCGCACGCTCGACGCCAGCCAGCTCGAGGTGGCGATCCTCGACCGGACTCGCACGCAGAAGCGCAAGTTCCGGCGTTTGGTGGGCCAGACCCTGGAGCGGTTGCTCGCCACCGGGTCCTCGGCTGAGGGCGGCTCCACGAACGGCGGCACGGCCTCGTCGTCCGGGTCCTCCAGGCCGGACACTGGTCCGTAG